The proteins below are encoded in one region of Paenibacillus albus:
- a CDS encoding transglutaminase domain-containing protein, translating to MRIIRSLCLMVLALMAGAVSLPVGQSTVAEAAAGQATDCGKTWYNASMTVTPSGMITVKGSAEPIYLKDPSKEGIYKLKEAAAKGFQAYVGLSLKIAGVSYYDIGNHQIIKAGGNVKYTAIPAKVKACVDQAVFNHNVNTWVTEAKKLKTPLLRLAYLFTEIDKHVEYDWDLYIGTGGFAASHTGFGAIVNGLGVCDGYAEALKILLDKVGIPNRLIEGTARGEGHMWNLVKLDGLSYHVDPTWGDNYGNAFHYFLLPDQDMQRDHKWSGKTYATSDKYYFLSRDSIDAFGVNFLDGTFYTGGGTIDKMRLDHSGSTQISPKGDYVFRYQQVYNNQIYYLTLDGVKRMDMDGGNAQLLTDTHGATNDFYVFNGKVYYTSFILYPDQPYSFELYQCNLDGSGLKLVHQFTDEEHDFDGFTVVHVGSHDALYYYTNDKKMTELDKI from the coding sequence ATGCGGATTATTCGATCGCTGTGTCTGATGGTACTTGCTTTGATGGCAGGGGCGGTTTCATTGCCGGTAGGGCAATCGACTGTTGCGGAAGCAGCGGCGGGACAAGCAACGGATTGCGGTAAAACATGGTATAACGCGAGCATGACCGTTACGCCGAGCGGCATGATTACGGTTAAGGGTTCGGCAGAGCCGATTTACTTGAAGGATCCTTCTAAAGAAGGCATTTACAAGCTCAAGGAAGCTGCAGCTAAAGGTTTCCAAGCCTATGTGGGCTTATCTTTGAAAATCGCAGGAGTGTCCTACTACGATATTGGTAACCACCAAATCATTAAGGCAGGCGGCAACGTCAAGTATACGGCTATCCCAGCGAAGGTTAAAGCTTGTGTTGATCAAGCGGTATTTAATCATAACGTCAACACATGGGTAACAGAGGCGAAGAAGCTGAAGACGCCGCTGCTTCGGCTTGCGTATTTATTTACGGAGATTGATAAACATGTCGAATACGATTGGGATCTGTATATCGGCACCGGCGGTTTTGCTGCTTCTCATACCGGCTTTGGAGCAATCGTCAATGGTTTGGGCGTCTGTGACGGGTATGCGGAAGCACTGAAGATATTGCTCGATAAAGTCGGCATTCCTAATAGGCTGATTGAAGGTACAGCTAGAGGGGAAGGACATATGTGGAATCTGGTCAAGCTTGATGGGCTCAGCTACCATGTAGACCCGACTTGGGGAGACAATTACGGAAATGCTTTTCATTACTTCTTGCTTCCGGACCAGGATATGCAGCGTGACCACAAGTGGAGCGGGAAGACCTACGCAACTAGCGATAAGTATTACTTCCTTAGTCGAGATTCAATCGATGCATTTGGCGTCAATTTCCTAGATGGGACCTTCTATACAGGGGGAGGCACCATTGACAAGATGAGGCTGGACCACTCGGGTTCAACGCAGATTTCGCCAAAGGGCGACTATGTATTCCGATACCAGCAGGTGTATAACAATCAGATTTATTATCTTACCCTCGATGGAGTAAAGAGGATGGATATGGACGGCGGGAATGCCCAGCTGCTTACGGATACTCATGGAGCGACGAACGATTTTTACGTGTTTAACGGAAAGGTGTACTACACTAGCTTTATTCTGTATCCCGACCAGCCGTACTCCTTTGAGCTGTACCAGTGCAACCTCGACGGCAGCGGTTTGAAGCTTGTGCATCAATTCACCGATGAAGAACATGACTTTGATGGCTTCACCGTTGTCCATGTCGGCAGTCATGACGCGCTTTACTACTATACCAACGATAAGAAAATGACGGAGCTGGATAAAATATAA
- a CDS encoding VOC family protein: MSGAEARASIAPWLLVHHAEEAAAFYKSAFSAVELHRLEGDDGKLELAQLAVQGAEFWIQEDAEFDPAAAAAGRGLARMILTVADPDALFNQAVAAGASIVVPMEESHGWRIGRIADPLGHHWEIAKPL, encoded by the coding sequence ATGTCAGGAGCAGAAGCTCGAGCATCGATTGCACCGTGGCTGCTCGTCCATCATGCAGAGGAGGCAGCGGCTTTCTATAAATCGGCGTTCAGCGCAGTAGAATTGCACCGGCTGGAGGGTGATGACGGCAAGCTTGAACTTGCGCAGCTAGCCGTTCAAGGCGCGGAATTCTGGATTCAAGAGGACGCTGAATTTGATCCGGCTGCTGCGGCTGCTGGCCGTGGACTGGCGCGGATGATTTTGACGGTTGCTGATCCAGACGCGCTGTTCAATCAAGCCGTGGCGGCTGGCGCATCTATTGTCGTACCGATGGAAGAGTCGCATGGCTGGCGCATCGGACGAATTGCCGATCCGCTCGGCCACCACTGGGAAATCGCCAAACCGCTTTAA
- a CDS encoding DUF975 family protein, with protein MLTRPQIRAQARRSLSGNWKPAVLHFLLFMVVSSLINLVTRNIDYIGWWIGILLEAPLGYGIYNHYLDYARGNLPDANGLFRGYKRYKETFILYILSMIFTVLWTLLFIVPGIIAALRYSQAQFLLRDNPSLSPLEAISQSKQLMVGHKWRLFVLNLSFIGWGLLCILTLGIGFLWLGPYYYTSIAHFYEDLRAGHNANGNNGYLNQV; from the coding sequence ATGCTCACTCGTCCGCAAATCCGCGCGCAAGCAAGGCGAAGCTTATCCGGGAACTGGAAGCCCGCCGTCCTGCACTTCTTGCTGTTTATGGTTGTCAGCAGCCTTATCAACCTGGTCACACGCAATATTGACTACATCGGCTGGTGGATCGGAATTCTGCTTGAAGCACCGCTTGGATACGGGATCTATAATCACTATTTGGACTATGCCCGCGGTAACCTGCCGGATGCGAATGGCCTGTTCCGCGGCTATAAGCGGTACAAAGAGACGTTCATTCTGTACATTCTCTCGATGATTTTCACCGTGCTCTGGACACTCCTATTCATTGTTCCCGGCATTATCGCAGCGCTGCGATATTCGCAGGCACAGTTCCTGCTCAGAGACAATCCGAGCCTGTCGCCGCTTGAAGCCATTAGCCAGAGCAAGCAGCTGATGGTTGGCCACAAATGGCGGCTGTTCGTATTGAACCTCTCCTTCATCGGCTGGGGACTGCTGTGTATCTTGACGCTCGGCATCGGCTTCCTCTGGCTCGGACCGTATTACTACACGTCTATCGCGCACTTCTACGAAGATCTGCGTGCCGGGCACAATGCTAACGGCAATAACGGCTACCTCAACCAAGTCTAA
- a CDS encoding response regulator transcription factor, with product MTNILLIEDNEQLQKYITEYLSAYGFHAHILQDYDTVLDTIAALAPKLILLDINLPKFDGFYFLKLIRSRYSTPIIVLSARSEESEQIRGIEIGADDYVTKPFAIGVLVAKINAILRRTEQSGQPSASSTELTFGQLSLCTDTMRARYRDASAELTRNEFRVLRLLMKSAGQIVTREQLLEELWDDTSFVDDNTLTVNVTRVKKKLAELGLGSVINTKRGVGYVLDPSSGPDA from the coding sequence ATGACCAACATCCTTCTCATTGAAGACAATGAGCAGCTGCAGAAGTACATAACCGAATACCTGAGCGCCTACGGCTTCCATGCACATATTCTGCAAGACTACGACACCGTGCTGGACACCATTGCCGCTCTTGCGCCGAAGCTGATTCTGCTCGATATTAATTTGCCGAAGTTCGATGGCTTCTACTTCCTGAAGCTTATCCGGTCGCGCTACTCGACTCCGATCATCGTCCTCTCCGCTCGCAGTGAAGAGAGCGAGCAGATTCGCGGCATTGAGATCGGCGCGGACGATTACGTGACGAAGCCTTTTGCAATCGGAGTTCTTGTCGCCAAGATCAACGCGATTCTCCGCCGCACGGAACAATCCGGCCAGCCTTCCGCCTCCAGCACAGAGCTAACCTTCGGGCAGCTCTCTCTATGCACCGACACGATGCGGGCCAGATACCGCGATGCATCGGCGGAGCTGACTCGCAACGAGTTCCGCGTGCTGCGGCTGCTCATGAAGAGCGCCGGGCAAATCGTGACGCGCGAGCAGCTGCTCGAGGAGCTGTGGGACGATACCAGCTTCGTTGATGATAATACGCTGACCGTGAACGTGACCCGCGTGAAGAAGAAGCTCGCCGAGCTCGGGCTTGGCAGCGTCATTAATACGAAAAGAGGAGTAGGCTATGTTCTGGATCCGTCTTCTGGGCCGGACGCTTAA
- a CDS encoding ornithine cyclodeaminase family protein, with translation MLVINGDEVSELLTMEACITLMETALKDLSAGQAEQQLRSVVPVREGGLMGLMPAYLIRQEIVGAKLISVFPHNHDRGLPSHQGIITLFDATTGAVNAVVDGRRVTAIRTAAVSAAATKLLAKPDARTLALIGTGEQARSHLEALLLVRPIERVRAWSRSAEHAQQFANEMSARYGKRLEIVACGSAQQAVLDADIICTLTSSTTPVLDDAWIAEGAHINAVGACRAKDRELATAIVQRSRLYVDRRESAKGEAGDYLIPLQEGVIGQGHIIGEIGEALLGRVEGRTSDKQVTLFKSLGLAVEDLAAAAYIFEQAKQQGKGTPIAF, from the coding sequence ATGTTGGTCATTAACGGTGACGAAGTTTCGGAATTATTAACGATGGAAGCTTGCATTACGCTTATGGAAACCGCGCTGAAGGACCTCTCCGCCGGACAAGCCGAGCAGCAGCTGCGATCCGTCGTTCCCGTCCGCGAAGGCGGACTTATGGGTCTCATGCCCGCATATTTAATTCGCCAGGAGATTGTCGGCGCGAAGCTGATCAGCGTTTTCCCGCATAATCACGACCGCGGGCTGCCGTCGCATCAAGGGATCATTACGCTGTTCGACGCGACCACCGGCGCGGTGAACGCCGTCGTCGACGGGCGGCGCGTGACCGCCATCCGCACCGCTGCGGTCAGCGCGGCCGCGACGAAGCTGCTCGCGAAGCCAGACGCGCGCACGCTTGCGCTTATCGGCACGGGCGAGCAAGCGCGCAGCCATCTCGAAGCGCTGCTGCTCGTGCGGCCGATCGAGCGCGTTCGCGCGTGGAGCCGCAGCGCGGAGCACGCGCAGCAGTTCGCGAACGAGATGAGCGCACGCTACGGCAAGCGGCTCGAAATCGTCGCTTGCGGCTCCGCCCAGCAGGCCGTCCTTGACGCCGATATAATCTGTACGCTAACGTCCTCGACCACGCCGGTCTTGGACGATGCATGGATCGCCGAAGGCGCGCACATTAATGCAGTAGGCGCCTGCCGGGCGAAAGACCGCGAGCTCGCTACCGCGATTGTGCAGCGTTCGAGGCTATACGTCGACCGCCGCGAGTCCGCGAAAGGCGAAGCCGGCGACTACTTGATTCCGCTGCAAGAAGGCGTGATCGGACAAGGCCACATCATCGGCGAGATCGGCGAAGCGCTGCTCGGCCGCGTGGAAGGCCGCACGTCGGACAAGCAAGTCACGCTGTTCAAGTCGCTGGGCCTTGCGGTCGAGGATTTGGCGGCAGCAGCTTATATATTCGAACAAGCCAAGCAGCAAGGCAAAGGCACACCAATAGCATTCTAG
- a CDS encoding FtsX-like permease family protein: MNLTFRHIVNQNLKFNFKRFISYLFVNGFVVAVLFMYGSLLYNKVLAEDTSTKIMMDYIGICTYAIILFSVVFVAYTGIYFVKSRGKEFSVYLTLGMTRRDLIRMIYVESLVIVAGSAMSGIIGGLLLSKLFYLILGRILGLSTSIYFISGKTYLLSLGVFGAVFLCNMLFTSVFIRRLSIVQIGKSGSTKGLAKPRPIIGFLSILATAAAMYTFDAASTGDTVFGYIIGAEYRSPLIVGSIFTVFVALYFVIPTCMDVVRVVMARFPSLYNRNLLIMTNLKHRFFAYKVSLYIVSLLICCAIMSMGFGLSFYSYTQKTIGQNLPYDFMIESGGGINKVSDAEVKQIVAKSGGELSDYSSLPYIYDENYRVYGTKFDHDYMDSIIISESNFNRHTGLSVDVKPDELLLAYNQESYTGTSVDYDTIMTIEPWRQGSERAVAFDANPVGKDAFLEKLSKSSVVKLEFQREKTRRMVEHFINSYGDVEFEGVMANVVDDSVYAKLAPHVPEYTAHLFNLKQGDGEKVFAGILAALRASNHADSSLWVSTDTQFGNKDQAEALRPIYKKERYDIAFKINGLLFFSLGFLGMLFLLSSSVVLYYKMVTDVEEEKEQIALLKRIGLTVGEYKSYLQTHLAVVFFTPLVIGGILGIYFLSFAWTGVNMMWFLLGRIGLMYGAFALLDVLFYMALRKKFFRSVRI, encoded by the coding sequence ATGAACCTGACGTTTCGGCATATCGTGAACCAGAACTTGAAGTTTAACTTCAAACGTTTCATCTCCTACCTATTCGTCAATGGCTTCGTTGTGGCGGTGCTGTTCATGTACGGCAGTCTACTGTATAACAAAGTGCTGGCTGAGGATACTTCAACGAAAATAATGATGGACTACATCGGCATTTGTACATATGCCATTATTCTGTTTAGCGTGGTATTCGTCGCCTATACGGGCATTTACTTTGTAAAATCAAGAGGCAAGGAGTTCAGCGTCTATCTGACTCTTGGCATGACGCGCCGCGATCTCATTCGGATGATCTACGTCGAGAGTCTCGTTATTGTGGCAGGCTCTGCAATGAGCGGCATTATAGGCGGGCTGCTGCTCTCCAAGCTGTTTTATTTGATTTTGGGCCGGATACTCGGATTATCGACCTCCATTTATTTCATCAGCGGAAAAACCTATCTGCTAAGCCTCGGCGTATTCGGAGCCGTCTTCTTATGCAATATGCTGTTTACGAGCGTGTTTATCCGCAGGCTCTCGATCGTTCAAATTGGGAAGTCGGGCAGCACCAAAGGACTCGCAAAGCCGCGGCCGATCATTGGCTTCTTGTCCATTCTCGCAACTGCTGCGGCGATGTACACATTCGATGCGGCGTCTACCGGAGATACGGTGTTCGGGTACATCATTGGAGCGGAATACCGTTCGCCGCTTATTGTCGGTTCGATCTTCACGGTTTTTGTGGCGTTATATTTTGTTATTCCGACCTGTATGGATGTCGTTCGGGTGGTCATGGCGAGGTTCCCTTCGCTGTACAATCGAAATCTGTTAATTATGACGAACCTGAAACATCGCTTCTTCGCCTACAAGGTGTCGCTGTACATCGTATCGCTTCTGATCTGCTGCGCTATTATGAGCATGGGCTTCGGCCTCTCGTTCTACAGCTACACCCAGAAGACGATCGGTCAAAATCTTCCGTACGACTTCATGATCGAATCCGGCGGCGGCATTAACAAGGTGAGTGATGCTGAGGTAAAGCAGATCGTGGCTAAGAGCGGCGGAGAACTTAGCGATTACAGCTCGCTTCCGTACATCTATGACGAGAACTACCGGGTTTACGGCACGAAGTTCGATCATGACTACATGGACAGCATCATTATAAGCGAGTCCAATTTCAACCGTCATACCGGCCTTTCCGTAGACGTAAAGCCGGATGAGCTGTTGCTTGCGTACAACCAGGAATCTTATACGGGGACATCCGTGGACTATGACACGATTATGACGATCGAGCCGTGGCGGCAAGGCTCTGAACGGGCTGTTGCTTTCGATGCGAACCCGGTGGGCAAAGACGCGTTTCTTGAGAAGTTGAGTAAGTCATCTGTGGTCAAGCTGGAGTTTCAGCGGGAGAAGACGCGTAGGATGGTCGAGCATTTCATCAATTCCTATGGCGACGTTGAGTTTGAAGGCGTCATGGCGAATGTCGTGGATGATTCCGTCTATGCGAAGCTTGCACCTCATGTGCCGGAATACACCGCGCACCTGTTTAACTTGAAACAGGGTGATGGCGAGAAGGTGTTCGCTGGCATTCTGGCTGCGCTTCGAGCCAGCAACCATGCGGATAGCAGCTTATGGGTGAGCACGGATACGCAGTTCGGCAATAAAGATCAAGCAGAAGCGCTGCGTCCGATCTATAAGAAGGAACGGTATGATATTGCGTTCAAGATCAATGGTCTGCTATTCTTCTCCCTTGGCTTTCTAGGCATGCTCTTCCTGTTGTCCTCCAGCGTCGTGCTGTACTATAAAATGGTTACCGACGTTGAAGAGGAGAAGGAGCAAATTGCGCTTCTGAAGCGAATCGGGCTGACCGTTGGCGAGTACAAGTCCTATCTGCAGACGCATCTGGCCGTCGTCTTCTTCACACCGCTAGTAATAGGCGGCATTCTCGGCATATACTTCCTCTCGTTCGCATGGACGGGCGTCAATATGATGTGGTTTCTGCTGGGGCGAATCGGTCTTATGTACGGAGCGTTCGCGCTGCTTGACGTACTCTTCTATATGGCGCTGCGGAAGAAGTTTTTCCGGAGCGTGCGGATTTAA
- a CDS encoding sensor histidine kinase, whose protein sequence is MFWIRLLGRTLNSERKALTFYLINTVALIFIYNLLLTSVSISYPFCISITILFIFFVQRAFALLRFEETLQDAKFGIEVGDESDADSKKEQRVLGTIDEIHSSYRDKLTEMNDKLDGRNALFSRFIHNMKTSVAVIELASEKQSADVLADIAAENEKLKANLEQSLNLLRLDEFSNDYVPESLDLYALVKAVINEKRREFIYAGIYPKLNGEAVYVYTDRKWCAYMLDQIITNAIKYSERGKNVYFDITTGMEGIDASLRVRDEGEGIAPEDMPRVFELFFTGRNGRANSNATGIGLAMVKHIAKRLGHEVSLTSTVGEGTSVTIAFLTKMQAYRKSNPFL, encoded by the coding sequence ATGTTCTGGATCCGTCTTCTGGGCCGGACGCTTAACAGCGAGCGGAAAGCGCTGACCTTCTATCTGATTAACACAGTCGCTCTTATCTTCATCTATAATCTTCTGCTAACCTCGGTTAGCATTTCGTATCCGTTCTGCATCAGCATAACGATTCTGTTTATCTTCTTCGTCCAGCGCGCCTTCGCGCTGCTTCGCTTCGAAGAAACGCTACAGGATGCGAAGTTCGGCATCGAAGTAGGCGATGAATCGGACGCTGACAGCAAGAAGGAACAGCGCGTGCTGGGTACGATTGATGAGATCCACTCGTCGTACCGGGACAAGCTGACCGAGATGAACGATAAGCTCGACGGGCGCAATGCGCTGTTCTCGCGTTTCATTCATAACATGAAGACGTCGGTCGCAGTCATCGAGCTTGCCTCCGAGAAGCAGTCCGCGGATGTCCTCGCGGACATTGCAGCGGAGAATGAGAAGCTGAAAGCGAATCTCGAGCAATCGCTGAACCTGCTGCGGCTCGACGAATTCTCGAATGATTACGTGCCGGAATCGCTTGATCTCTATGCGCTGGTGAAGGCCGTCATTAACGAGAAGCGGCGCGAATTTATCTACGCGGGGATTTATCCGAAGCTTAACGGCGAAGCCGTCTATGTCTATACCGATCGCAAGTGGTGCGCCTACATGCTGGATCAGATCATTACGAATGCGATCAAGTATAGTGAGCGTGGAAAGAACGTATACTTCGACATAACAACAGGCATGGAGGGCATCGATGCCAGCCTCCGTGTACGCGACGAAGGCGAAGGGATTGCGCCGGAAGATATGCCTCGGGTGTTCGAGCTGTTCTTCACGGGGCGGAATGGGCGCGCCAATTCGAATGCGACCGGCATTGGGCTTGCCATGGTCAAGCATATCGCGAAGAGGCTCGGTCATGAGGTCAGTCTCACATCAACGGTGGGCGAGGGCACAAGCGTGACCATTGCTTTTCTTACAAAAATGCAAGCTTATCGTAAGTCGAATCCATTTCTGTGA
- a CDS encoding AraC family transcriptional regulator, giving the protein MDALRGMNHALAYIEEHLTTDELDVRAAAKLALCSEYHFQRMFSFLAGVSLSEYVRRRRMTLAALELTGSSAKVIDIAVKYGYGSPDSFARAFQATHGISPSEARAGGHALKAYSKVTFQLSVRGGSEMQYRIVEKEAFRIVGITRRVPIVFSGVNSEIAAMWQSLDAATIQTMKELSNTEPNGIISASANFSDGRMQEQGELDHYIGAATTLPSPSSLTALEVDASTWAVFEAVGPFPSTLQDVWGRIYSEWFPTSSYEQVTGPEMLWNADKDTTSPVFRSEIWIPVKRSL; this is encoded by the coding sequence ATGGATGCACTCAGAGGCATGAACCATGCGCTGGCGTATATTGAGGAACATTTGACTACAGACGAGCTGGATGTGAGGGCGGCAGCTAAGCTGGCACTCTGCTCGGAGTATCATTTTCAGCGGATGTTCTCGTTCCTCGCAGGCGTATCGTTGTCCGAATATGTAAGGCGAAGAAGGATGACGCTTGCCGCACTCGAGCTTACAGGCAGCAGTGCCAAAGTAATCGATATCGCGGTCAAGTATGGCTACGGCTCGCCCGACTCCTTCGCAAGAGCGTTCCAGGCGACGCACGGCATTTCTCCTTCGGAAGCGAGAGCGGGCGGTCATGCGCTGAAGGCTTATTCGAAAGTGACCTTCCAACTATCCGTTCGAGGAGGCAGTGAAATGCAGTATCGCATTGTAGAGAAAGAAGCATTCCGCATCGTCGGAATTACACGTAGAGTACCGATTGTGTTCAGTGGCGTGAACTCGGAGATCGCCGCCATGTGGCAGAGTTTGGACGCCGCAACGATTCAGACGATGAAGGAGCTCTCTAATACGGAGCCTAACGGGATTATTAGCGCATCGGCCAACTTCTCCGACGGGAGGATGCAGGAGCAGGGCGAGCTCGACCATTATATTGGTGCGGCAACGACGCTTCCTAGTCCTTCATCCCTTACGGCACTTGAGGTGGATGCATCGACATGGGCCGTGTTCGAGGCAGTGGGACCTTTTCCAAGTACGCTTCAGGATGTGTGGGGCCGCATCTATTCCGAATGGTTCCCGACTTCAAGCTATGAACAGGTGACGGGGCCGGAGATGCTTTGGAACGCGGACAAAGATACGACTTCGCCGGTATTCCGCAGTGAGATCTGGATTCCGGTTAAGCGCAGCTTGTAA
- a CDS encoding ABC transporter ATP-binding protein: protein MNDMIQVENLTKVYRSFKGAKEVKALDQISFTAAPGEFIGIMGPSGSGKTTLLNVLSGVDHPTSGEVIIAGNAMDKLKRDAMALFRRRKIGYVFQDFNLLDSLTLKENIALPLILDRIAPKEIEQRVDELMAFFGIADLANKYPYHVSGGQKQRAAAARAIVTNPAVCFADEPTGNLDSKSATDIMGMLTQMNEERASTILMVTHDPFAASYCKRIIFIKDGQINLQIQSSGDRKAFFDKILEILSVMRGEA from the coding sequence ATGAATGACATGATCCAGGTGGAGAACCTGACCAAAGTATACCGCTCTTTCAAAGGGGCGAAGGAAGTGAAAGCGCTGGACCAGATTAGCTTCACGGCAGCTCCGGGGGAGTTTATCGGCATCATGGGACCGAGCGGCAGCGGAAAGACGACACTGCTGAATGTGCTGTCAGGCGTCGATCATCCCACATCGGGCGAGGTGATCATAGCCGGGAATGCAATGGATAAGCTGAAACGTGATGCGATGGCATTATTCCGCAGACGGAAGATCGGCTATGTGTTTCAGGACTTTAATCTGCTCGACAGCCTTACACTGAAGGAAAATATCGCGCTGCCGCTTATCCTCGACAGGATCGCGCCGAAGGAGATTGAGCAGCGAGTCGATGAGCTGATGGCATTCTTCGGCATCGCAGATCTGGCGAACAAGTACCCGTACCATGTATCCGGCGGTCAGAAGCAGCGTGCTGCGGCAGCGCGGGCAATTGTGACGAATCCGGCTGTCTGCTTCGCCGATGAGCCGACAGGTAACCTCGACTCCAAGTCCGCCACCGACATCATGGGCATGCTGACGCAGATGAACGAGGAGCGGGCAAGCACCATTCTCATGGTGACGCATGACCCGTTCGCGGCCTCTTATTGCAAAAGGATTATTTTTATCAAGGACGGTCAAATCAATTTGCAAATTCAAAGCTCCGGCGACCGTAAGGCGTTCTTCGATAAAATCCTTGAAATTTTGAGCGTTATGCGAGGCGAAGCCTAA
- a CDS encoding ASCH domain-containing protein produces MSNSNIDHMELPPKTCSIERLVTLRPDVEKVLAGVKTSQRRNGRYADVGEVMELDGGRFVVERVYSQSLGELTDEHAKHEGFENVEDYKQTILSYHKGMPWLPHMRVWVHEFRPVQE; encoded by the coding sequence ATGTCGAACAGTAATATCGATCATATGGAGCTACCACCGAAGACCTGCTCAATTGAGCGGTTGGTCACGTTGAGGCCGGATGTGGAGAAAGTTCTCGCAGGTGTCAAAACGTCGCAGAGGCGCAACGGACGCTATGCCGATGTCGGCGAAGTCATGGAGCTGGATGGCGGTCGCTTCGTCGTGGAGAGGGTATACTCGCAGTCGCTCGGCGAGCTGACGGATGAGCATGCCAAGCATGAGGGGTTCGAGAACGTAGAAGATTACAAGCAAACCATTCTGTCTTATCACAAAGGAATGCCGTGGCTTCCGCATATGCGTGTATGGGTGCATGAGTTTCGCCCAGTGCAGGAGTAG
- a CDS encoding DMT family transporter: protein MNKQKQLQSSLLLLITAFIWGFAFVAQRQGMEHIGPFTFNAVRFALGALSLVPLMLLLDRKARRTPRSPSAESKLSYRTAARSGLITGLVLFCGATLQQIGLVYTTAGKAAFVTGLYIVIVPFLGLFLKQRLNLNSGIGAVLALIGLYLLCMTNDLSLSKGDIYELVGAFFWSAHILLIDHFSSKTDVIKLSFFQVVTCSVLSFIAAFGSETISLDGLSQALVPILFGGIVSVGIAYTLQVVGQKNAQPTQAAIIMSMETVFAVIGGYLILDELLGMRGIVGCLLMLTGMIIPQLPQFKLLRGDSRLTPSKTGTESR from the coding sequence ATGAACAAACAAAAACAGCTTCAATCCAGTCTATTGCTGCTGATTACAGCATTTATCTGGGGATTCGCCTTCGTGGCCCAGCGTCAGGGCATGGAGCATATCGGTCCTTTCACTTTCAATGCGGTCCGGTTCGCGCTGGGGGCATTATCGCTCGTTCCGCTCATGCTATTGCTGGATAGAAAAGCAAGGAGGACGCCTAGATCGCCATCGGCAGAGTCCAAATTATCGTACCGAACAGCGGCCAGATCCGGCCTCATCACGGGACTGGTCCTCTTCTGCGGCGCAACGCTGCAGCAGATTGGGCTCGTCTATACGACAGCGGGCAAAGCTGCATTCGTAACGGGGTTATACATCGTTATCGTGCCTTTCCTCGGACTGTTCCTGAAGCAGCGGCTGAATCTGAACAGCGGCATTGGTGCGGTACTGGCCTTGATCGGCTTGTATCTGCTCTGCATGACGAACGATCTATCGCTCAGCAAGGGCGACATCTACGAGCTCGTCGGCGCTTTCTTCTGGTCGGCGCATATTTTGCTCATCGACCACTTCTCGAGCAAGACGGACGTCATTAAGCTGTCCTTCTTCCAGGTCGTCACTTGCTCCGTATTAAGCTTCATCGCTGCATTCGGTTCGGAGACGATCTCGCTGGATGGTCTATCGCAAGCGCTTGTTCCGATTCTATTCGGCGGCATCGTCTCCGTAGGAATCGCGTATACGCTGCAGGTGGTGGGTCAGAAGAATGCTCAGCCGACGCAGGCGGCAATCATTATGAGCATGGAGACGGTGTTTGCGGTCATTGGCGGCTATCTCATTCTCGATGAGCTGCTTGGCATGCGCGGCATCGTCGGCTGCTTGCTCATGCTGACAGGCATGATCATCCCGCAGCTTCCGCAGTTCAAGCTTCTGCGCGGAGATAGCCGGCTGACACCTTCGAAGACAGGGACGGAATCGCGCTAA